One genomic region from Immundisolibacter sp. encodes:
- a CDS encoding SDR family NAD(P)-dependent oxidoreductase, with protein MLDKKIAIVTGAGSGIGRAIAARLHAEGAHVVLAGRRRDKLQETAHLLGDRTLVVATDVTRPAEVQALADAASDFGGGKIDILVNNAGAMRFAPIENADEAHWQDMMDVNCWGPRRLMAAVLPAMRAAGGGSIVNIASIAGENAFPGAGAYGAAKRALRHISQVLAMEEAGHGIRVNVICPGVVEETELLQGAVPPDKQAQFLNTFAQVHPLGRNGKPDDVADAVLFFASAQSRWITGVVLPLDGGRHLASNRPKLD; from the coding sequence ATGCTCGACAAAAAAATTGCCATCGTCACCGGCGCCGGTAGCGGCATTGGCCGCGCCATTGCCGCCCGCCTGCACGCCGAGGGCGCCCACGTGGTACTCGCCGGCCGACGCCGCGACAAGCTGCAAGAAACCGCCCACCTGCTGGGCGACCGCACCCTGGTGGTAGCCACCGACGTTACCCGGCCCGCCGAGGTGCAGGCGCTGGCCGATGCCGCCAGCGACTTCGGCGGCGGCAAGATCGACATCCTGGTCAACAACGCCGGAGCCATGCGTTTCGCACCGATCGAGAACGCCGACGAAGCGCACTGGCAGGACATGATGGACGTCAACTGCTGGGGTCCACGGCGCCTGATGGCCGCGGTGCTACCGGCCATGCGCGCGGCCGGCGGTGGCAGCATCGTCAACATCGCCTCCATCGCCGGCGAGAACGCCTTCCCCGGCGCCGGTGCCTATGGCGCCGCCAAACGCGCCCTGCGCCACATCTCGCAAGTACTGGCGATGGAAGAAGCCGGCCACGGCATCCGCGTGAACGTGATCTGCCCCGGCGTGGTGGAAGAAACCGAGCTATTGCAGGGCGCCGTGCCGCCGGACAAACAGGCGCAATTCCTGAACACCTTTGCCCAGGTGCACCCCCTGGGGCGCAACGGCAAGCCAGACGACGTCGCCGACGCGGTGCTGTTTTTCGCATCCGCCCAAAGCCGCTGGATTACCGGCGTCGTGCTGCCGCTCGACGGCGGGCGGCATCTGGCCAGCAACCGGCCCAAGCTGGACTGA
- a CDS encoding dicarboxylate/amino acid:cation symporter — translation MTAITKNIRWIILALIAGAALGLSFPETALLFTPLAKFVLQLIKAAATPLVFFAVLEAILRYRVAGSDFFKLLVITLINASIAISIGLFIANVTEPGQYLRFLATDVAAATQNIDLFDMLAKQLPESVVQPLADNSIMPLVVMAVAFGFAWRRVRARQNPDTLQLMERGEMWISIARDICETLLIWIVRLIPFAVFAASAKVTAEHGLHPFKGLGQYVALCLLGMAIHMLFTYSSWLVLFVRVSLRKFWQYALEPVFYAFSVNSSLVALPLTLRALDNLGVSRRASTLAACVGTNLNNDGIILYEGFTLLALVQASGIEMSLASQAFAAVYCIVAAMGVAGVPEAGVVALTLVLGGLGIPTEALALLLSVDWIIARARSFMNTHSDLVGSMILNRWIDLGQGKPA, via the coding sequence ATGACAGCAATCACCAAGAACATCCGCTGGATCATTCTGGCCCTGATCGCGGGCGCGGCCCTGGGCCTGAGCTTTCCGGAAACCGCCCTGCTGTTTACGCCCCTGGCCAAGTTTGTGCTGCAACTGATCAAGGCGGCGGCCACGCCGTTGGTGTTCTTTGCGGTGCTGGAAGCGATCCTGCGCTACCGGGTGGCCGGCAGCGATTTTTTTAAGCTGCTGGTCATCACGCTGATCAATGCCTCGATTGCGATTTCCATCGGGCTGTTCATCGCCAACGTCACCGAGCCGGGTCAATACCTGCGGTTCCTGGCCACCGACGTGGCGGCGGCAACCCAGAACATCGATCTATTCGACATGCTCGCCAAGCAGTTGCCGGAAAGCGTCGTGCAGCCCCTGGCGGACAACAGCATCATGCCGCTGGTGGTGATGGCCGTGGCCTTCGGTTTTGCCTGGCGGCGGGTGCGCGCCAGACAGAACCCCGACACCCTGCAACTGATGGAACGGGGCGAGATGTGGATATCCATCGCCCGGGATATCTGCGAAACGCTGTTGATCTGGATCGTAAGACTTATCCCGTTCGCGGTCTTTGCCGCCAGCGCCAAGGTCACGGCCGAGCACGGTTTGCATCCGTTCAAAGGCCTGGGTCAGTACGTTGCCCTGTGCCTGCTGGGCATGGCCATCCACATGCTGTTCACCTACAGCAGCTGGCTGGTGTTGTTTGTGCGGGTCAGCCTGCGCAAGTTCTGGCAGTACGCCCTGGAGCCGGTGTTCTACGCCTTCAGCGTCAACAGCAGCCTGGTGGCACTGCCCCTCACCCTGCGCGCTCTGGACAACCTGGGCGTATCCAGGCGGGCTTCGACGCTGGCCGCCTGCGTCGGCACCAATCTGAACAACGACGGCATCATCCTGTACGAGGGATTTACGCTGCTGGCCCTGGTGCAGGCCAGCGGCATCGAGATGAGCCTGGCCAGTCAGGCGTTTGCCGCGGTGTATTGCATCGTGGCCGCGATGGGCGTGGCCGGGGTGCCGGAAGCGGGCGTCGTGGCCCTGACCCTGGTGCTCGGCGGTCTTGGCATACCCACGGAAGCGCTCGCCCTGCTGCTGTCGGTGGACTGGATCATTGCCCGGGCGCGCTCGTTCATGAACACCCACTCGGACCTGGTCGGCTCCATGATCCTGAATCGCTGGATCGATCTGGGCCAGGGCAAACCGGCGTAG